Proteins encoded by one window of uncultured Celeribacter sp.:
- a CDS encoding creatininase family protein, whose translation MRRFDWAEFRTTEFATFDPEKTIVILPTAAVEQHGPHLPVGVDTYINEGMLAELRATCPEDLDILILPVQAVGKSNEHIHAKGTLTYTAKTALDAWTEIGLSVARAGLKKMVIVNSHGGNLDLISILGRELRVQAGMMVVKCQWGNFGKPEGMYSAQESNFGIHGGDLETSLMLHFKPALVDMEMAEDFRSTAETAPISPIGPVNLAWVSKDLNPKGTVGEAHLATAEKGAATCAHQVAGFVEMLKELRDLSTEGYARTIPD comes from the coding sequence ATGAGACGCTTTGACTGGGCCGAGTTCCGCACCACGGAATTCGCCACCTTTGACCCCGAAAAAACCATCGTCATCCTGCCCACGGCGGCTGTGGAACAGCATGGGCCACACCTGCCGGTGGGCGTCGACACTTACATCAACGAGGGCATGTTGGCCGAGTTGCGCGCCACCTGCCCCGAGGATCTCGACATCCTCATCCTGCCGGTACAAGCGGTGGGCAAATCGAACGAGCATATCCACGCCAAGGGCACGCTGACCTACACGGCCAAAACCGCGCTCGACGCCTGGACCGAGATCGGACTTTCCGTGGCCCGCGCCGGTCTCAAGAAGATGGTGATCGTCAATTCCCATGGCGGAAATCTGGACCTGATCTCCATTCTGGGCCGCGAATTGCGCGTGCAGGCCGGCATGATGGTCGTGAAATGCCAATGGGGCAATTTCGGCAAACCCGAGGGCATGTATAGCGCGCAAGAGAGCAATTTTGGCATTCATGGCGGCGATCTTGAAACCTCCCTGATGCTGCATTTCAAACCCGCTTTGGTGGATATGGAGATGGCAGAGGATTTCCGCTCGACGGCGGAGACTGCTCCGATTTCGCCGATTGGTCCGGTGAATTTGGCTTGGGTGTCGAAGGATCTGAACCCGAAAGGCACCGTGGGCGAGGCGCATCTGGCGACGGCGGAAAAGGGTGCTGCCACCTGCGCGCATCAGGTGGCGGGGTTTGTTGAGATGCTCAAGGAGTTGCGCGATTTGTCGACCGAAGGGTACGCGCGGACCATTCCTGACTGA
- a CDS encoding 2-oxoglutarate and iron-dependent oxygenase domain-containing protein, whose translation MEIPVLDWSRFATGSDVDGFVTDLGRACRDTGFFLISNHGIPEDLVKDVFAKGDAFFALPMAEKSKIDIRGNPHNRGWACQGSEALDETSGQMDRKEAFNVGFDLPSDDPRVVAGEPFRGVNVWPEVPGFRDTMLDYYDAVLHLSVALHRAFEMDLNLPEGYFPPHFTEPMATLRVLSYPAAPDGVGIGAGAHTDYGSVTMLMTDGVGGLQVRPRGGDWIDVPHVPGAYVVNIGDCLMRWSNDIYVSTPHRVLPPKTARRSIAFFLDPNPDSVIAALPGTGEAKYPAVTGADYLRSRLDATYTPKDIT comes from the coding sequence ATGGAGATACCTGTTCTCGATTGGAGCCGCTTTGCCACAGGCTCCGATGTCGATGGCTTCGTGACAGACCTCGGGCGTGCCTGCCGCGATACCGGGTTCTTCCTCATCTCGAACCACGGCATCCCCGAGGATTTAGTCAAAGATGTCTTCGCCAAGGGCGACGCCTTCTTTGCGCTGCCCATGGCGGAAAAGTCGAAAATCGACATCCGGGGCAACCCGCACAATCGCGGCTGGGCTTGCCAAGGCTCCGAGGCGCTGGACGAGACCTCCGGCCAGATGGACCGCAAAGAGGCGTTCAACGTCGGTTTCGACCTGCCTTCTGACGATCCGCGCGTCGTTGCCGGTGAGCCGTTTCGTGGTGTGAATGTCTGGCCCGAGGTGCCCGGTTTTCGCGACACCATGCTCGATTACTACGACGCCGTGCTGCACCTTTCGGTCGCGCTGCACCGGGCGTTCGAGATGGATTTGAACCTGCCCGAAGGCTACTTCCCGCCGCATTTCACCGAACCGATGGCGACGCTGCGTGTGCTCTCCTATCCGGCGGCGCCCGACGGTGTGGGCATCGGCGCAGGCGCGCATACGGATTACGGCTCTGTGACCATGCTCATGACCGATGGCGTCGGCGGATTGCAGGTCCGACCCCGTGGCGGCGATTGGATCGACGTGCCGCATGTGCCCGGCGCCTATGTGGTCAATATCGGCGATTGCCTGATGCGCTGGTCGAATGACATCTATGTCTCGACCCCGCACCGGGTGTTGCCGCCTAAAACCGCCCGCCGCTCCATCGCCTTTTTCCTCGACCCGAACCCTGACAGCGTGATTGCCGCGCTGCCGGGCACGGGCGAGGCCAAATACCCCGCCGTCACCGGCGCCGATTACCTGCGGTCGCGATTGGACGCGACCTACACACCGAAGGACATCACATGA
- a CDS encoding NAD(P)H-dependent oxidoreductase, whose amino-acid sequence MKRALVVYCHPRETSFNRGIRDLVVARLETAGVEYRLRDLYAEGFDPVMSAHEHEIYENVPENRALVDRDCTDLEWCDSLIFVYPTWWYGLPAMLKGWLDRTMVAGVAFIMPQKDGDDIKPGLTHITKLGVFTTCGASRWLTFFVGAPGKRTLMRGLRVILAKRCKTAFAAHFLMDSSTPESRAKHLTRVQKRLDKLISAPTPKEG is encoded by the coding sequence ATGAAACGCGCCCTCGTCGTCTATTGTCACCCGCGCGAGACCTCGTTTAACCGCGGCATTCGGGACCTCGTGGTCGCCCGCCTTGAGACCGCAGGTGTGGAGTATCGCCTGCGCGATCTCTATGCCGAGGGCTTCGATCCGGTGATGTCCGCGCATGAGCATGAAATCTACGAAAACGTGCCAGAGAACCGCGCCCTCGTGGACCGCGATTGCACGGACCTTGAGTGGTGCGACAGCCTGATTTTCGTCTATCCGACCTGGTGGTACGGCCTGCCCGCGATGCTCAAGGGCTGGCTCGACCGCACCATGGTCGCAGGCGTGGCCTTCATCATGCCGCAAAAAGACGGCGATGACATCAAACCCGGCCTGACCCACATCACCAAGCTGGGCGTTTTCACCACCTGCGGCGCCTCGCGCTGGCTGACCTTCTTTGTCGGAGCACCCGGCAAACGCACGCTCATGCGCGGGCTTCGGGTGATCTTGGCCAAGCGGTGCAAAACCGCCTTTGCCGCGCATTTCCTGATGGACAGCTCGACACCTGAGAGCCGCGCCAAGCATCTGACACGGGTGCAGAAACGGCTCGACAAGCTGATCTCAGCTCCCACACCAAAGGAGGGATGA
- a CDS encoding NAD(P)H-dependent oxidoreductase — MSSKGRVLVLYAHPCSESFNAAVHEVVVETLTKSGWEVDDCDLNVEGFQPVLTMEDRRGYHDEPANIEPVREYVERLQAADALVMVFPVWNFGYPAILKGFLDRIFLPGVSFKLVDGKVRPGLTNIKKLYACTTYGGTRLRAMMNGDPPRKCVTRPVWYACGMPKKKYIACYDMNRNEEPKLKAHLERVRREMEAM; from the coding sequence ATGAGTTCCAAAGGACGCGTTCTCGTCCTCTACGCCCACCCCTGTTCTGAGTCGTTCAACGCGGCGGTGCATGAGGTGGTCGTGGAGACGCTCACCAAATCCGGCTGGGAGGTCGACGATTGCGATTTGAACGTCGAGGGCTTTCAACCGGTGCTCACGATGGAGGACCGGCGCGGCTATCACGACGAGCCCGCCAATATCGAACCGGTGCGCGAATACGTCGAACGGCTACAGGCCGCCGACGCGCTGGTCATGGTTTTCCCGGTGTGGAATTTCGGCTATCCGGCGATCCTCAAGGGCTTTCTCGACCGGATTTTCCTTCCGGGCGTCAGCTTCAAACTGGTGGATGGCAAGGTCCGTCCGGGTCTCACCAACATCAAGAAACTCTACGCCTGTACCACCTATGGCGGCACACGTCTGAGAGCGATGATGAATGGCGACCCGCCCCGCAAATGCGTCACCCGGCCGGTGTGGTATGCCTGTGGCATGCCGAAGAAAAAATACATCGCCTGTTACGACATGAACCGCAACGAAGAACCGAAGCTCAAAGCGCATCTGGAGCGGGTGCGGCGCGAAATGGAGGCGATGTGA
- a CDS encoding FAD-binding oxidoreductase → MNKNSAAAMAALSHLDIEENPATVRNKSRDFFWYSPVLKAEMDHLQADFVVNPTSEAEVIEVLKTCYAHDVPVTCRGGGTGNYGQAMPLSGGCVMHLTKMNKIKEIGAGYVIAEPGIIIKEMDAELKEKSGQELRMFPSTYSQASLGGFIAGGSGGVGSANWGALRDLGNIDRLRVITMEAEPRALEFTGEELHRVSHAYGTNGIITEIEMPLAPAYEWVEMFVRFDTFRMATEFAGALTAEPGILIKLASVYAAPIAHKYFQRVKAHVTESDHLCGLMVAPHSMAGFQTLLDRYEGAEVIYRSDDVQWDRHPGPVYEYGWNHTTLRALKFEKDLTYLQVRYGDDIEKIMSAYETFKDDLYMHLEVMREGAGLSFAGLPIVFPKDKAQLDGLVAKHEAMDCMIFNPHRYTLEEGGRQSTDKRQLDFKREADPKGLLNPGKMIAWDEPDFDYADMYSYAKITPKPEPESEGEA, encoded by the coding sequence ATGAACAAAAACTCCGCTGCGGCCATGGCCGCCCTGTCCCATCTGGACATCGAAGAAAACCCCGCCACCGTCCGCAACAAATCGCGCGACTTCTTTTGGTACTCACCGGTTTTGAAGGCCGAGATGGATCACCTTCAGGCCGATTTCGTGGTCAACCCGACCTCCGAAGCCGAGGTGATCGAGGTCCTCAAGACCTGTTACGCACATGACGTCCCCGTCACCTGCCGCGGCGGCGGCACCGGCAACTACGGTCAGGCCATGCCCCTTTCCGGCGGCTGTGTCATGCATCTGACAAAGATGAACAAGATCAAGGAGATCGGCGCGGGCTATGTCATCGCCGAACCCGGCATCATCATCAAGGAGATGGACGCCGAGTTGAAAGAAAAGTCGGGTCAGGAGCTGCGCATGTTCCCCTCGACCTATTCGCAGGCCTCTCTAGGCGGTTTCATCGCGGGCGGCTCCGGCGGCGTCGGATCCGCGAATTGGGGCGCTTTGCGCGATCTCGGCAACATCGACCGCCTGCGGGTGATCACCATGGAGGCGGAGCCCCGAGCGCTTGAGTTCACCGGCGAGGAGCTGCACCGCGTCTCGCATGCCTATGGCACCAACGGCATCATCACCGAGATCGAAATGCCGCTCGCCCCCGCCTACGAATGGGTCGAGATGTTCGTGCGCTTTGACACCTTCCGCATGGCGACCGAATTCGCCGGTGCTTTGACCGCCGAGCCGGGCATTCTGATCAAACTCGCCTCCGTCTATGCCGCCCCCATCGCGCATAAGTATTTCCAGCGCGTGAAGGCCCATGTCACCGAGAGTGATCACCTCTGTGGCCTCATGGTCGCGCCGCACTCCATGGCGGGCTTTCAGACGCTTCTGGACCGCTATGAGGGGGCGGAGGTGATCTACCGCTCCGATGATGTGCAGTGGGATCGCCACCCCGGCCCGGTCTATGAATATGGCTGGAACCACACCACGCTGCGCGCGCTGAAATTCGAGAAAGACCTGACCTATCTTCAGGTCCGCTACGGCGATGACATCGAAAAGATCATGAGTGCCTATGAGACCTTCAAGGACGATCTCTACATGCATCTCGAAGTGATGCGCGAGGGTGCCGGTCTGTCCTTTGCGGGTCTGCCGATTGTCTTCCCGAAGGACAAGGCGCAGCTTGATGGCTTGGTCGCCAAACATGAGGCGATGGATTGCATGATCTTCAACCCGCACCGCTACACCTTGGAAGAAGGCGGGCGTCAGTCGACCGACAAACGCCAGCTCGATTTCAAACGCGAGGCGGACCCGAAGGGCCTCTTGAACCCCGGCAAGATGATCGCTTGGGACGAGCCGGATTTCGACTACGCCGACATGTATTCCTACGCCAAGATCACGCCGAAACCGGAGCCAGAAAGCGAAGGTGAGGCATGA
- a CDS encoding cytosine deaminase: MSFCVLPSGAKTLRNVTVPASLIGQSGDLITTDLTLQDGKIVKTDAGELAETTIDRPEIDMKGAMVFPAFVDMHTHLDKGHIWPRASNPDGSFMGALTTVHADHANWTAADVEARMDFALRCAYAHGTKAIRTHIDSLDALASSSFGVVKRMQDKWAGKIELQASCLVAIDKVFKDQGDFPAIAKIVADAGQILGSVTYPVPDLKERLLDFFHFALMYDLDVDFHVDETDDPTSDTLRTIAETVIELGFKNRVTVGHCCSISVMPDEVADEIIALVAKAGLNVVSLPMCNMYLQDRYKGRTPRWRGVTMAHELNAAGVNVSFASDNTRDPFYAYGDLDMIEVMREATRICHLDHTDVPWVNAFLTNPARACGFDTPSLTDGAPADLVICNARGWTELFARPQSDRVVLRDGDPIERTLPSYSELDEIVS; the protein is encoded by the coding sequence ATGAGCTTTTGCGTTCTGCCCAGCGGCGCGAAGACACTTCGAAATGTCACGGTCCCGGCCAGCCTTATCGGTCAATCCGGGGACCTCATCACCACAGACCTCACCCTTCAAGACGGCAAGATTGTAAAAACGGACGCTGGGGAACTGGCCGAAACTACAATCGACAGGCCAGAGATCGACATGAAAGGCGCGATGGTCTTTCCGGCCTTCGTCGATATGCACACGCATCTCGACAAGGGTCACATCTGGCCGCGCGCCTCGAACCCCGATGGCAGCTTCATGGGGGCGCTGACCACCGTTCACGCGGACCACGCCAATTGGACGGCGGCGGATGTCGAAGCGCGGATGGATTTCGCGCTCAGATGCGCCTATGCCCATGGCACCAAGGCCATCCGCACCCATATCGACAGCCTTGATGCGCTGGCGTCTTCGTCCTTTGGCGTGGTCAAGCGGATGCAAGACAAATGGGCGGGCAAGATCGAGTTGCAGGCCTCCTGTCTGGTCGCCATCGACAAGGTTTTCAAGGATCAGGGCGACTTCCCGGCCATTGCGAAAATCGTCGCGGACGCCGGACAGATCTTAGGCTCTGTCACCTACCCGGTGCCGGACCTGAAAGAACGGCTGCTGGATTTCTTCCACTTCGCGCTGATGTATGATCTCGACGTCGATTTCCATGTGGACGAGACCGACGACCCCACCTCCGACACGCTGCGCACCATTGCGGAGACGGTGATCGAGCTGGGGTTCAAGAACCGCGTCACGGTGGGCCATTGCTGTTCCATTTCGGTGATGCCCGACGAGGTGGCGGACGAGATCATCGCGCTGGTGGCCAAGGCCGGGCTCAACGTCGTGTCGCTGCCGATGTGCAACATGTATCTGCAAGACCGCTACAAGGGCCGCACGCCACGTTGGCGCGGTGTCACCATGGCGCATGAGTTGAACGCGGCGGGGGTCAACGTGTCCTTTGCCTCTGACAACACCCGCGATCCGTTCTACGCCTATGGCGATCTCGACATGATCGAGGTGATGCGTGAAGCGACGCGGATTTGTCACCTCGACCACACGGATGTGCCTTGGGTGAATGCCTTTCTGACCAATCCGGCGCGGGCCTGTGGGTTTGACACCCCGAGCCTGACGGACGGCGCCCCTGCCGATCTGGTCATTTGCAACGCACGCGGCTGGACCGAGCTTTTCGCCCGACCGCAATCCGACAGGGTGGTGCTGAGGGACGGAGATCCTATTGAGCGCACCCTGCCCTCTTATTCCGAACTTGATGAGATCGTGAGCTAA
- a CDS encoding ABC transporter permease: MSTTDMNNTPIVDEEELRYARAEKREKIAKWVLPVVVIALAIFLWDRMVVWNDIPHYILPGPGLVLETLIKDWGMLSDALIVTLKITLAALAVAVIGGVGLAILFTQSRYFEMSFYPFAVILQVTPVVSIAPLIFIYVDSRIAGLLLCAWIVAFFPILSNTTLGLNSTDHNLRDLYKIYGATRWQRLRYLQLPTALPYFLGGLRIAGGLSLIGAVVAEYVAGTGGIGSGLAFRILEAGYRLNIPRMFAALLLIAATGVVIFTAASLLSHALLHKWHESAIKRES, translated from the coding sequence ATGAGCACGACAGATATGAACAACACGCCCATCGTCGACGAAGAAGAGCTTCGTTACGCCCGCGCAGAAAAGCGCGAAAAGATCGCCAAATGGGTCCTGCCCGTGGTGGTGATCGCGCTGGCGATTTTCCTCTGGGACCGCATGGTGGTGTGGAACGACATTCCGCATTACATCCTGCCGGGGCCGGGGTTGGTGCTTGAGACGCTGATCAAGGATTGGGGCATGTTGTCGGATGCGCTCATTGTGACGCTGAAGATCACGCTGGCCGCGCTGGCGGTCGCTGTGATCGGCGGCGTGGGCCTTGCGATCCTCTTCACCCAGTCGCGCTATTTCGAGATGTCGTTTTACCCCTTCGCCGTCATCTTGCAGGTGACGCCGGTGGTCTCAATCGCGCCTCTGATTTTCATCTATGTCGACAGCCGGATCGCGGGGCTGCTCTTGTGTGCCTGGATCGTGGCGTTTTTCCCGATCCTGTCGAACACCACGCTCGGCCTCAATTCGACGGACCATAACCTCCGCGATCTCTACAAAATCTATGGCGCCACACGCTGGCAGCGGCTGCGCTATTTGCAACTGCCGACCGCTCTGCCCTATTTCCTGGGCGGGCTTCGCATCGCGGGTGGGTTGTCGCTGATCGGCGCCGTGGTGGCCGAATATGTCGCGGGCACCGGTGGCATCGGATCGGGGCTTGCGTTCCGCATTCTTGAGGCCGGCTATCGCCTCAACATTCCGCGCATGTTCGCGGCCCTTCTTCTGATTGCGGCGACAGGTGTCGTGATCTTCACCGCAGCCTCTTTGCTCTCTCACGCATTGCTGCACAAATGGCACGAAAGTGCGATCAAACGGGAGTCATAA
- a CDS encoding ABC transporter ATP-binding protein: MTLPPSIPPMGQRDKLLEMSNVDKVFGGTVVALKDMNLTVNQGDFISLLGPSGCGKSTALRLISGLMRPTSGQINWEGGQNSGDLGVVFQEPTLMPWATVEQNVWLPFRLRGKSIRDVQDEIMWALKMVGLEKFQKSYPRELSGGMKMRVSIARSLVTEPRLILMDEPFAALDEITRHKLNNDLLELRDKLKCTVIFVTHSVFESVFLSDRIVVMAARPGRVSSEVTVDAPYPRTEEFRTSADYAELCRKASDALHGAMNEHGARASA, encoded by the coding sequence ATGACCCTCCCTCCTTCTATCCCCCCCATGGGCCAGCGCGACAAACTGTTGGAGATGTCCAATGTGGACAAGGTCTTCGGCGGCACGGTCGTGGCGCTCAAGGATATGAACCTGACCGTGAACCAAGGCGATTTCATTTCGCTTCTGGGGCCGTCGGGCTGTGGCAAATCCACGGCTTTGCGGCTGATTTCCGGCCTGATGCGACCGACCTCCGGGCAGATCAACTGGGAAGGCGGGCAAAACAGCGGCGATCTGGGCGTGGTGTTTCAGGAACCGACGCTGATGCCCTGGGCCACGGTCGAACAGAACGTCTGGCTGCCGTTCCGCCTGCGCGGCAAATCCATTCGCGATGTGCAAGACGAAATCATGTGGGCGCTCAAGATGGTGGGCTTGGAGAAGTTCCAAAAGAGCTACCCGCGCGAGCTGTCGGGCGGCATGAAAATGCGCGTTTCCATCGCGCGTTCTCTGGTGACCGAGCCGCGGCTGATCCTTATGGACGAACCTTTCGCGGCCCTGGACGAGATCACCCGGCACAAGCTGAACAACGATCTGTTGGAGCTGCGCGACAAACTAAAATGCACGGTGATTTTCGTCACCCACTCGGTGTTTGAGAGTGTCTTCCTGTCGGACCGCATCGTCGTCATGGCGGCACGTCCGGGCCGGGTGTCGTCCGAAGTCACTGTGGACGCCCCCTACCCGCGCACCGAGGAATTCCGCACCTCTGCAGACTACGCGGAACTGTGCCGCAAGGCCTCCGACGCGCTGCATGGCGCAATGAATGAACATGGCGCGAGGGCCTCGGCATGA
- a CDS encoding ABC transporter substrate-binding protein, whose product MTMKRVLAGLTLAATTSTTALTGAMAQDLTPVSFGTNWLAQAEHGGYYQAVADGTYADCGLDVTIQPGGPQVNNRALMMADRIQFHMGGDLLQAFNAAKEGIPVVAVAATFQKHPQVIIAHPDVAETFEDLKKTTLLIGDNGFASYYQWMIAAYGFTVEQREPYTFNPAPFLADETKSMQGFLSSEPYVIEKEGGFTPDVFLIADAGYSTYATTIETMQKTIDESPEAVKCFVDGSAIGWYNYLYNDNSAANEMIMADNPDMTQDKIDFAIEKMKSEGIVDSGDALELGIGAMTDEKIADFYDKMVDAAVIEAGLDYSAAYTLEFTNAKVGMDLK is encoded by the coding sequence ATGACCATGAAACGCGTCCTCGCGGGGCTGACTCTTGCCGCGACCACGTCCACCACAGCGCTCACCGGAGCCATGGCGCAAGACCTGACCCCTGTGTCCTTTGGCACCAACTGGCTGGCGCAGGCCGAGCACGGCGGCTATTACCAAGCCGTGGCCGACGGCACCTATGCGGACTGCGGCCTCGACGTCACCATTCAGCCCGGCGGCCCGCAGGTGAACAACCGCGCGCTGATGATGGCGGATCGCATTCAGTTCCATATGGGCGGCGATCTCTTGCAGGCCTTCAATGCCGCAAAAGAGGGCATTCCGGTCGTGGCCGTGGCCGCCACCTTCCAAAAACACCCGCAGGTGATCATCGCACATCCGGACGTCGCCGAGACCTTCGAAGACCTGAAGAAAACCACGCTTTTGATCGGTGACAACGGCTTTGCGTCTTACTACCAGTGGATGATCGCCGCTTACGGGTTCACGGTCGAGCAGCGCGAGCCTTACACCTTCAACCCGGCGCCGTTCTTGGCCGATGAGACGAAATCCATGCAGGGGTTCCTGTCGTCGGAGCCCTACGTGATCGAGAAAGAGGGCGGCTTTACCCCCGACGTCTTCCTGATCGCGGACGCCGGCTATTCGACCTATGCGACCACGATCGAGACGATGCAAAAGACCATCGACGAGAGCCCGGAAGCGGTGAAATGTTTCGTCGATGGCTCGGCGATCGGCTGGTACAATTACCTCTATAACGACAACTCCGCCGCCAATGAGATGATCATGGCCGACAACCCGGACATGACGCAGGATAAGATCGACTTTGCGATTGAGAAGATGAAATCCGAAGGCATCGTCGACAGCGGCGACGCGCTTGAGCTGGGCATCGGGGCGATGACCGACGAGAAGATCGCGGATTTCTACGACAAGATGGTCGACGCCGCTGTGATCGAAGCAGGGCTGGATTACTCCGCCGCCTACACGCTTGAGTTCACCAACGCAAAAGTCGGCATGGACCTGAAATAA
- a CDS encoding RidA family protein, translating to MHKALTPSSIAAPFGAYSHGIASAPAGQVIVTSGQLGLAPDGTCPEGVKAQAEQCFANIDAILQEAGVTRDTVVRVSGFVTAREDFPTYMAVRDAWLADVAVKPASTLLIVTGFTREAFKVEVEVTAVVPA from the coding sequence ATGCATAAAGCCCTGACCCCATCTTCCATCGCCGCGCCCTTTGGCGCCTATTCGCATGGCATCGCCTCCGCGCCCGCGGGGCAGGTCATCGTGACGTCGGGTCAATTGGGTCTGGCGCCCGATGGCACCTGTCCCGAGGGCGTCAAAGCCCAGGCAGAACAGTGTTTCGCCAATATCGACGCGATTTTGCAGGAGGCGGGCGTGACCCGTGACACGGTGGTGCGCGTGAGCGGCTTTGTCACCGCCCGCGAGGATTTTCCGACCTATATGGCGGTGCGCGATGCCTGGCTTGCCGATGTGGCGGTGAAACCCGCCTCGACGCTTTTGATCGTCACAGGCTTCACCCGCGAGGCGTTCAAGGTCGAGGTCGAGGTGACGGCGGTGGTGCCTGCTTAA
- a CDS encoding CehA/McbA family metallohydrolase, with the protein MIPSAFTAPGRFYRGNLHTHSNRSDGALDPAEVCRRYKAEGYDFIALTDHFVGIYDYPLVDTTAFRDEGFTTIFGAELHSGAMENGELWHILAVGLPLDFARSHSPAFVPVDGQESGPELAQRARDAGAFVAVAHPQWSGMSLVDARSIEAAHAVEIYNHGCAMGCDRADGAFYADLLLSEGRDLTVIATDDAHFTEPDHFGGWVMVKAEENDPEALLTALKRGDFYSSQGPELRQIEVTEKAVTVACSAVATVIVQGHGSAALAVHGESLTRAEVPLMRFHRSPWIRVTVMDRAGKRAWSNPMPNPDFKG; encoded by the coding sequence ATGATCCCATCCGCCTTCACCGCCCCCGGCCGTTTCTATCGCGGCAATCTGCACACCCATTCGAACCGCTCAGACGGCGCGCTGGACCCTGCCGAGGTCTGCCGTCGCTATAAGGCGGAGGGCTATGATTTCATTGCCCTGACCGATCATTTTGTCGGCATCTATGACTATCCGCTGGTGGACACGACCGCGTTCCGCGACGAGGGTTTCACGACGATCTTCGGCGCCGAGCTGCATTCCGGCGCGATGGAGAATGGCGAGCTGTGGCACATTCTTGCGGTCGGGTTGCCCTTGGACTTCGCCCGCTCACATTCCCCGGCCTTTGTCCCTGTGGACGGTCAGGAAAGCGGACCGGAGCTGGCGCAGCGGGCACGCGACGCAGGGGCTTTCGTCGCCGTCGCGCATCCGCAATGGTCGGGGATGAGCCTGGTCGACGCACGTTCGATTGAGGCGGCGCATGCGGTGGAGATTTACAACCACGGCTGCGCCATGGGCTGCGACCGGGCGGATGGGGCGTTTTATGCCGATCTGTTGCTCTCGGAAGGCCGCGACCTGACAGTGATCGCCACGGATGACGCGCATTTCACCGAACCCGATCATTTCGGCGGCTGGGTCATGGTCAAAGCTGAGGAGAACGACCCTGAGGCCCTTTTGACGGCTCTGAAACGCGGCGATTTCTATAGCAGCCAAGGCCCGGAGCTGCGCCAGATCGAGGTGACGGAGAAAGCCGTCACAGTCGCGTGCAGCGCGGTGGCGACCGTCATCGTACAGGGCCACGGCTCTGCAGCACTGGCGGTGCATGGCGAAAGCCTGACCCGTGCCGAAGTGCCTTTGATGCGATTTCACAGGAGTCCTTGGATTCGGGTCACCGTGATGGACCGGGCGGGCAAACGGGCCTGGTCGAACCCGATGCCGAACCCGGATTTTAAGGGCTGA
- a CDS encoding ParA family protein produces the protein MKTLLVANSKGGSGKTMTAITLAAALKAAGRKVALADADPQQSARMWGKRRSAYAAHIPVLDWSGPGSSGARPSVPKKTEWLVIDSGAGLEAEEAKPFLKEADFMVTPVMPSMFDELAVKGFLKTLRDLKRIRKEKVDILPIGSRIDPRRKDGRLLKEFLEANGQEIVTMISERAAYVDLAREGLSIFDRSQAKYAPMKEQWKPVLKRMGVKL, from the coding sequence GTGAAGACGCTTCTCGTCGCCAACAGCAAAGGTGGCTCCGGCAAGACGATGACGGCGATCACGCTCGCGGCCGCGCTGAAAGCCGCCGGGCGCAAGGTCGCGCTGGCCGATGCCGATCCGCAGCAATCCGCCCGGATGTGGGGCAAACGGCGCTCGGCCTATGCCGCGCATATCCCGGTGCTCGACTGGTCCGGGCCCGGATCAAGCGGCGCACGGCCCTCGGTGCCGAAAAAGACCGAATGGCTGGTGATCGACAGCGGCGCAGGACTTGAGGCCGAAGAGGCCAAGCCGTTTCTGAAAGAGGCGGATTTCATGGTCACGCCGGTGATGCCTTCGATGTTCGATGAGCTGGCGGTCAAAGGCTTTCTGAAAACGCTGCGCGATCTCAAACGCATCCGCAAGGAGAAGGTCGACATCCTGCCCATCGGCTCGCGCATCGACCCGCGGCGCAAGGACGGGCGGCTTTTGAAGGAGTTTCTCGAAGCCAATGGGCAGGAAATCGTCACGATGATTTCCGAACGCGCCGCCTATGTCGATCTGGCGCGCGAGGGCCTGTCGATTTTCGACCGTTCTCAGGCGAAATACGCGCCGATGAAAGAGCAATGGAAACCTGTGCTCAAACGCATGGGCGTCAAGCTCTGA